In a single window of the Deinococcus aetherius genome:
- the ddrA gene encoding single-stranded DNA-binding protein DdrA, protein MKLSDVQKRLQAPFPAHLVGWKPQAFNKERNRALLLAYVDARAVQDRLDAICPDAWSFEIEVIPGTATPTVKGRLTVLGVTREDIGEAGEGEYGTLKAASSDALKRCAVQFGIGRYLYDLPKQWVDWNDARREPATTPELPEWARPDHERSPGGAHIVQAMEQLKYELPEDLELQREVYKHLKAALSSIHPASQGGHGRAA, encoded by the coding sequence ATGAAGTTGAGCGATGTTCAGAAACGACTCCAGGCTCCGTTTCCCGCTCACCTGGTGGGCTGGAAGCCCCAGGCGTTCAACAAGGAACGCAACCGCGCGCTGCTGCTCGCCTACGTGGACGCCCGCGCCGTGCAGGACCGCCTGGACGCCATCTGCCCCGACGCGTGGTCCTTCGAGATCGAGGTGATCCCGGGCACCGCGACGCCCACCGTCAAGGGCCGCCTGACCGTGCTGGGTGTGACGCGCGAGGACATCGGCGAGGCGGGTGAGGGCGAGTACGGCACCCTGAAGGCCGCCTCCTCGGACGCGCTGAAGCGTTGCGCGGTGCAGTTCGGCATCGGGCGCTACCTGTACGACCTGCCCAAGCAGTGGGTGGACTGGAACGACGCGCGGCGCGAGCCCGCCACCACGCCCGAACTGCCCGAGTGGGCGCGGCCCGACCACGAGCGCAGCCCCGGCGGCGCGCACATCGTGCAGGCGATGGAGCAGCTCAAGTACGAGCTGCCCGAGGACCTCGAACTCCAGCGCGAGGTGTACAAGCACCTCAAGGCCGCCCTGAGCAGCATCCACCCCGCCTCGCAGGGTGGGCACGGGCGGGCCGCGTGA
- a CDS encoding AAA family ATPase produces the protein MPPVYLITGIMASGKSTVAQALAESLPRSVHVRGDLFRRMIVSGRVDMTPGAGEEATAQLALRYRLAARTALAYRAAGFTPVVQDVILGPLLEDVVALYAAVPLRLVVLCPAPEVVTAREAGRHKRGYGAFTPGDLDRVLREETPRLGLWLDSSALTVTETVQAILRHFAPTD, from the coding sequence GTGCCTCCCGTCTACCTCATCACCGGCATCATGGCCTCGGGCAAGTCCACGGTGGCGCAAGCCCTCGCGGAAAGCTTGCCCCGCAGCGTGCATGTGCGCGGCGACCTCTTCCGCCGCATGATCGTCTCGGGCCGGGTGGACATGACGCCCGGCGCGGGCGAGGAGGCGACGGCCCAGCTTGCCCTGCGTTACCGGCTCGCCGCCCGGACCGCGCTGGCCTACCGGGCGGCGGGTTTCACCCCGGTCGTGCAGGACGTGATCCTCGGGCCCCTGCTGGAGGACGTGGTCGCGCTGTACGCCGCCGTCCCCCTGCGGCTGGTGGTGCTGTGCCCCGCCCCGGAGGTCGTCACGGCGCGCGAGGCCGGGCGCCACAAGCGCGGCTACGGCGCCTTCACCCCGGGGGACCTCGACCGCGTGCTGCGGGAGGAAACCCCGCGCCTGGGCCTGTGGCTGGATTCCTCCGCTCTGACGGTCACCGAAACCGTGCAGGCCATCCTGCGGCACTTCGCCCCGACAGATTGA
- the hrpB gene encoding ATP-dependent helicase HrpB produces the protein MPPVTLSDLPALEVLPELRAALARHPLVVLQAPPGAGKSTGLPLELLSEPWLAGQTIVMLQPRRVAARAVAARLAEGLGEEVGETVGYRVRFESRVSSRTRIEVVTEGILTRRLQHDPELHGVGLVILDEFHERSLNADLALALLREVQGALRDDLRVLVMSATLDPALPGRLDAPLVQGAGRAYPVEVRYLNADPAGRVEDTVARAVREALAAHPEGDFLAFLPGVREIRGAQAALADIDAVVLPLYGDLPLAEQRRALVPDPAGRRKVVLATSIAETSLTLAGVRVVVDGGLSRTQRFDPGTGLTRMVTERVTRDAAEQRAGRAGRTAPGTAYRLWSERTHALLPAARPPEIQEADLAPLTLELAGWGAPDPRTLAWLDPPPEPRVTVARSLLRDLDALDDAGRITGRGAALLELPTHPRLAHLLHDGAALGLGALAADVAALLEERDPLGSGAGADLADRVAALRAWRRRERGGEEVAVLERAERLSRQWRAALRVRPDDTPPDAFAVGRLVALAYPERVALSREGGGGRYLLAGGQGARLPEGDPLAGSPALAVAHLDAVSWKGTGEGRIHLAAPLDPAVLDERAGTRDLVRWDARTGTLVAQRERHVGALVLDARPLRDLPHGARVEAVAGAIRSEGPHLLNWTPEAEALRARVESLRRWRPEETEWPDLSDPALLDTLEDWLGPHLEGVRSREDLKRVNLVPALGALLPWPLPARLDELAPTHLTVPTGSRIRLTYHQGGPPVLAVKLQELFGLAETPTVNGGRTPVLLHLLSPAGRPVQVTQDLRSFWNSSYFEVRKDLRGRYPRHPWPDDPWTHAPMRGTKRRGE, from the coding sequence ATGCCCCCTGTGACCCTCTCCGACCTCCCCGCCCTGGAGGTGCTGCCCGAGCTGCGCGCGGCGCTTGCCCGGCACCCGCTCGTCGTGCTTCAGGCGCCGCCCGGGGCAGGGAAAAGCACCGGCCTCCCCCTCGAACTCCTGAGCGAGCCCTGGCTGGCGGGCCAGACCATCGTGATGCTCCAGCCCCGGCGGGTGGCGGCGCGGGCGGTCGCGGCCCGGCTCGCCGAGGGGCTGGGCGAGGAGGTCGGGGAGACGGTGGGCTACCGGGTCCGCTTCGAGTCGCGCGTGTCCTCCCGCACCCGCATCGAGGTCGTCACCGAGGGCATCCTTACCCGCCGGTTGCAACACGACCCGGAACTGCACGGCGTCGGCCTCGTCATCCTCGACGAGTTCCACGAACGCTCGCTGAACGCCGACCTCGCCCTGGCCCTGCTGCGCGAGGTGCAGGGCGCCCTGCGTGACGACCTGCGCGTCCTCGTGATGAGCGCGACCCTCGACCCGGCCCTCCCCGGGCGGCTCGACGCACCCCTGGTGCAGGGCGCGGGGCGGGCCTACCCGGTGGAGGTGCGTTACCTGAACGCCGACCCCGCTGGCCGCGTAGAGGACACCGTGGCCCGGGCGGTGCGCGAGGCGCTGGCGGCCCACCCCGAGGGGGACTTCCTCGCCTTCCTGCCCGGTGTGCGCGAGATTCGCGGGGCGCAGGCGGCCCTCGCCGACATAGACGCGGTCGTGCTCCCCCTCTACGGCGACCTGCCCCTCGCCGAGCAGCGCCGCGCCCTCGTCCCCGATCCTGCCGGGCGGCGCAAGGTCGTGCTGGCGACCTCCATCGCGGAGACGAGCCTGACGCTGGCGGGCGTGCGCGTGGTGGTGGACGGCGGGCTCAGCCGGACGCAACGCTTCGACCCCGGCACCGGCCTCACCCGCATGGTGACGGAACGGGTCACGCGCGACGCCGCCGAGCAGCGGGCGGGCCGGGCAGGACGCACCGCGCCGGGCACCGCCTACCGCCTCTGGAGCGAGCGCACCCACGCCCTGCTGCCCGCCGCCCGCCCCCCCGAAATCCAGGAGGCCGACCTCGCCCCCCTCACCCTCGAACTCGCCGGGTGGGGCGCCCCCGACCCCCGGACGCTCGCCTGGCTGGACCCGCCCCCCGAGCCGCGCGTGACCGTCGCCCGGAGCCTGCTGCGGGACCTCGACGCCCTGGACGACGCGGGCCGCATCACCGGGCGCGGCGCGGCCCTCCTCGAATTGCCCACCCACCCCCGCCTCGCGCACCTCTTGCACGACGGGGCGGCGCTCGGCCTGGGCGCCCTCGCCGCCGACGTGGCCGCCCTGCTGGAGGAACGTGACCCCCTCGGCAGCGGAGCCGGGGCGGACCTCGCGGACCGGGTGGCGGCGCTGCGGGCGTGGCGGCGGCGAGAACGGGGTGGGGAAGAGGTCGCCGTGCTGGAGCGCGCCGAGCGCCTGTCGCGCCAGTGGCGCGCGGCCCTGCGCGTCCGGCCCGACGACACACCCCCCGACGCCTTCGCGGTGGGGCGGCTGGTCGCCCTCGCCTACCCCGAGCGGGTGGCGTTGAGCCGGGAGGGGGGAGGGGGCCGCTACCTCCTCGCGGGCGGGCAGGGCGCCCGGCTGCCGGAGGGGGACCCGCTCGCGGGCAGCCCCGCCCTCGCCGTCGCCCACCTCGACGCCGTGAGCTGGAAGGGGACGGGGGAAGGCCGCATCCACCTCGCCGCGCCCCTCGACCCCGCCGTGCTGGACGAACGGGCGGGGACACGGGACCTGGTGCGCTGGGACGCCCGCACCGGGACCCTCGTCGCGCAGCGGGAGAGGCACGTCGGCGCCCTCGTGCTCGACGCACGGCCCCTGCGTGACCTGCCGCATGGGGCGCGGGTGGAGGCCGTCGCCGGGGCCATCCGCTCCGAGGGTCCGCACCTCCTGAACTGGACCCCCGAGGCCGAGGCCCTGCGCGCCCGCGTGGAGTCCCTGCGACGCTGGCGACCCGAGGAGACCGAGTGGCCCGACCTCTCCGACCCGGCCCTCCTCGACACCCTGGAGGACTGGCTCGGCCCCCATCTGGAAGGCGTCCGCAGCCGCGAGGACCTGAAGAGGGTGAACCTCGTCCCGGCCCTGGGCGCGCTCCTCCCCTGGCCGCTTCCGGCACGGCTCGACGAGCTGGCGCCCACGCACCTCACCGTTCCCACCGGCTCGCGCATCCGGCTCACGTACCACCAAGGCGGCCCGCCCGTCCTCGCCGTGAAGTTGCAGGAACTGTTCGGCCTCGCCGAGACGCCGACCGTGAACGGGGGCCGGACGCCCGTGCTGCTGCACCTGCTGAGCCCTGCCGGGCGGCCCGTGCAGGTCACCCAGGACCTGAGGTCGTTCTGGAACTCCTCGTACTTCGAGGTCCGCAAGGACCTGCGGGGCCGCTACCCCAGGCACCCCTGGCCGGACGATCCCTGGACCCACGCGCCGATGCGCGGGACGAAGAGGCGGGGCGAGTAG
- a CDS encoding GNAT family N-acetyltransferase, which produces MISTAALVPPASLTTARLRLVPLGAEHLDHVMDGLQHEEFMRLTGTHGSFTREDVERFLGRITGADDRADWAILRSSDDVYLGEVVLNLLDRDNRSMNFRIALNSPAVVGQGYGTEATRAAVQYGFDVVGLHRISLGVYAFNPRARHVYEKCGFVHEGTQRDALYWQGAWVDQHSMSILETDPRPR; this is translated from the coding sequence ATGATCTCCACCGCCGCGCTCGTCCCACCGGCTTCCCTGACCACCGCCCGTCTCCGCCTCGTACCCCTGGGCGCCGAGCACCTCGACCACGTGATGGACGGACTCCAGCACGAGGAGTTCATGCGGCTCACCGGGACTCACGGCAGCTTCACCCGTGAGGACGTGGAACGTTTCCTGGGAAGGATCACCGGGGCGGACGACCGCGCCGACTGGGCCATCCTCCGCTCGTCGGACGACGTGTACCTGGGCGAGGTCGTGCTGAACCTGCTGGACCGGGACAACCGCAGCATGAACTTCCGCATCGCGCTGAACAGCCCGGCTGTCGTCGGGCAGGGCTACGGCACCGAGGCCACCCGGGCGGCTGTACAGTACGGCTTCGACGTGGTCGGGCTCCACCGAATCAGCCTGGGCGTGTACGCCTTTAATCCGCGTGCCCGGCATGTCTACGAGAAGTGCGGCTTCGTGCATGAGGGCACGCAGCGGGACGCCCTGTACTGGCAGGGCGCGTGGGTGGACCAGCACAGCATGTCCATCCTGGAGACCGATCCACGGCCCCGGTGA
- a CDS encoding HAD family hydrolase, with translation MKAVLFDLDGTLHDRAATVRGWLAGHMERHGLPDGYAERFTVLDDLGYRPKREVIPLLVSEFALTHDPQTLLDDFSAHSLAAPVAMLHAHDVLRELRRRGVLVGVVTNGWVEAQTACLERTGLAGLVDDVVISRGVGLSKPDPAIYTLALGRLGVGVADAWFVGDSPRNDVWGPQQVGLRAAYLPTGHPLEGEVPDAVLGDLRDVLGLAGLSAECGERS, from the coding sequence TTGAAGGCCGTCCTCTTCGACCTCGACGGGACGCTACACGACCGGGCCGCAACGGTGCGTGGCTGGCTCGCCGGGCATATGGAGCGGCACGGGTTGCCGGACGGGTACGCCGAACGGTTCACCGTGCTCGACGACCTCGGCTACCGTCCCAAGCGCGAGGTCATTCCCCTCCTCGTGAGCGAGTTCGCCCTGACGCACGACCCGCAGACGCTCCTCGACGACTTCTCGGCACACTCGCTCGCCGCCCCCGTCGCCATGCTCCACGCCCATGACGTGCTGCGGGAGTTGCGGCGGCGCGGCGTTCTGGTCGGCGTCGTGACGAACGGCTGGGTGGAGGCGCAGACCGCCTGCCTGGAGCGCACCGGCCTCGCCGGGCTGGTGGACGATGTAGTCATCAGCAGGGGAGTGGGTCTGAGCAAACCTGACCCCGCCATCTACACCCTCGCCCTGGGTCGTCTCGGTGTCGGCGTGGCGGACGCCTGGTTCGTGGGTGACTCGCCCCGCAACGACGTGTGGGGGCCGCAGCAGGTGGGGCTCCGCGCTGCCTACCTCCCCACCGGGCACCCGCTGGAGGGGGAGGTGCCCGACGCGGTGCTGGGCGATCTGCGGGACGTGCTGGGCCTTGCCGGGCTGAGCGCGGAATGTGGAGAGAGATCGTGA